One region of Actinomycetes bacterium genomic DNA includes:
- a CDS encoding protein kinase, whose protein sequence is MSMSQVGSGLPRLLAERYELSERLASGGMTSVWRGHDRVLGRDVAIKVLHPELAADPSFRARFSEEAVNAARLTHPSIVALYDTGEQHGVAYIVLEWVEGASLAELLARHGPLPPAKAARLASEVALALDYAHGAGVVHRNLKPGNILICEDGTVKVSDFSIAKAATEEDPARTGEILGVSGHLAPELSEGDEVDGRADVYGLGACLFEMLTGRAPSVAGRGGSSPMGPRSMRAGVPRELDAVVTRAMARDPDRRFPTARAMASALARSAAADDGDTRAIVRQPPDPPREAPGEPEESFIRHEGRWLAWTLVLVGLAAVLVVVGLTLSKTVGPILGGSGKSKAGPTTTERAVPTSETLKVSAATSFDPYTTDADKRENEGQVGNAIDGSKDGAWRTSGYNDGDLGPYKRGVGLILDLGRPQQARSLALTLLTGGAEVTVYGANEEAGQYPADLESGWKRLTATDGRERSSSIQLRGGPYRYYLVWFTKLPRDSDGKFRDGIVEAILRS, encoded by the coding sequence ATGAGCATGTCGCAGGTCGGTTCCGGTCTGCCCCGACTCCTCGCTGAGCGCTACGAGCTCAGCGAACGACTCGCATCTGGTGGCATGACCAGCGTCTGGCGTGGTCACGATCGTGTTCTCGGGCGCGACGTGGCCATCAAGGTGCTGCACCCGGAACTGGCCGCCGACCCGAGCTTCCGGGCCCGCTTCTCCGAGGAGGCTGTGAACGCCGCCCGCCTCACCCACCCGAGCATCGTCGCGCTGTACGACACCGGCGAGCAGCACGGCGTCGCCTACATCGTCCTCGAGTGGGTCGAGGGCGCCAGCCTGGCCGAACTGCTCGCCAGGCACGGCCCGCTCCCCCCGGCCAAGGCGGCCCGGCTGGCCAGCGAGGTCGCCCTCGCCCTCGACTACGCCCACGGGGCCGGCGTGGTGCACCGCAACCTCAAGCCGGGCAACATCCTGATCTGCGAGGACGGCACGGTGAAGGTGTCGGACTTCTCGATCGCCAAGGCGGCCACCGAGGAGGATCCGGCCCGTACCGGCGAGATCCTCGGTGTCTCCGGTCACCTCGCCCCCGAGCTGTCCGAGGGCGACGAGGTGGACGGCCGTGCCGACGTCTACGGGCTGGGTGCCTGCCTGTTCGAGATGCTGACCGGCCGGGCGCCCTCGGTGGCCGGCCGCGGGGGCTCGAGCCCGATGGGTCCCCGCTCGATGCGGGCCGGGGTACCTCGCGAGCTGGACGCTGTAGTCACCAGGGCGATGGCCCGCGACCCCGACCGCCGCTTCCCGACCGCTCGGGCCATGGCCTCGGCGCTGGCCAGGTCGGCGGCCGCCGACGACGGGGACACGCGGGCGATCGTGCGCCAGCCACCCGATCCGCCCCGCGAGGCCCCCGGGGAGCCGGAGGAGAGCTTCATCCGCCACGAGGGGCGCTGGCTCGCCTGGACCCTGGTCCTGGTCGGGCTCGCAGCCGTGCTGGTGGTGGTCGGGCTCACCCTGTCCAAGACCGTCGGGCCGATCCTTGGCGGCAGCGGCAAGTCCAAGGCGGGTCCTACGACCACCGAGCGCGCCGTGCCGACCAGCGAGACGCTGAAGGTCAGTGCCGCGACCTCGTTCGACCCGTACACCACCGACGCCGACAAGCGGGAGAATGAGGGACAGGTCGGCAACGCGATCGACGGCAGCAAGGACGGCGCCTGGAGGACGTCCGGGTACAACGACGGCGACCTCGGACCGTACAAGCGGGGTGTGGGCCTCATTCTCGACCTGGGCAGGCCCCAGCAGGCCCGCTCGCTCGCCCTCACCCTGCTGACCGGGGGCGCCGAGGTGACTGTCTACGGCGCGAACGAAGAGGCCGGCCAGTATCCGGCGGACCTGGAGAGCGGCTGGAAGAGGCTGACCGCGACCGACGGGCGGGAGCGGTCGAGCAGCATCCAGCTCAGGGGCGGCCCCTACCGGTACTACCTGGTCTGGTTCACCAAGCTGCCCCGAGACAGCGACGGGAAGTTCCGCGACGGGATCGTCGAGGCGATCCTGCGGTCGTGA
- a CDS encoding sigma-70 family RNA polymerase sigma factor produces the protein MTDEELLAAHLRGDRSAFGQLVARHERRIYGICLRMLGNREDAQDAAQEAFVAALRRASTYRQAAAFSTWLYRIAVNAATDQARRRARARTTPLDPEEQPGLPREAVASDPGETVATAVAVQSALTRIPVDFRVAVVLCDLLRLPYAEAADILEVPVGTLKSRVFRGRLALAEQLSELGQGAPVKLQVVSGPGPAGTGTLAQGSGQAGTGALAQGPGQTGTGALARASEPVDSQRQTSEE, from the coding sequence ATGACCGACGAGGAGCTGCTGGCCGCCCACCTGCGCGGCGACCGGTCGGCCTTCGGCCAGCTCGTGGCAAGGCACGAGCGACGCATCTACGGCATCTGCCTGCGCATGTTGGGCAACCGGGAGGACGCGCAGGACGCCGCCCAGGAGGCGTTCGTGGCCGCGCTGCGCCGGGCGTCGACCTACCGTCAGGCGGCCGCGTTCTCGACCTGGCTCTACCGGATCGCGGTCAACGCGGCCACCGACCAGGCCCGGCGGCGCGCGCGGGCCCGCACCACCCCGCTCGACCCCGAGGAGCAGCCGGGGCTGCCCCGCGAGGCGGTCGCCAGCGACCCGGGCGAAACGGTGGCCACCGCCGTCGCCGTCCAGTCCGCCCTGACACGCATCCCCGTGGACTTCCGGGTGGCCGTGGTCCTCTGCGACCTGCTCCGGCTGCCATACGCGGAAGCGGCCGACATCCTCGAGGTACCCGTGGGCACGCTCAAGAGCCGGGTCTTTCGCGGCCGGCTCGCCCTGGCCGAGCAGCTCAGCGAGCTCGGCCAGGGCGCTCCGGTGAAGCTGCAGGTGGTTAGCGGGCCAGGCCCGGCGGGAACCGGGACGCTGGCACAGGGGTCAGGCCAAGCGGGAACCGGGGCGCTGGCACAGGGGCCGGGCCAAACGGGAACCGGGGCACTGGCGCGAGCGTCGGAACCGGTGGACAGCCAACGACAGACCAGCGAGGAGTAG
- the trxB gene encoding thioredoxin-disulfide reductase translates to MATSRTRTAVLIAGSGPAGLTAALYAARANLRPIVIEGAEAGGQLMLTTEVENYPGFPTGILGPELMGKMREQAARFGAEFVTADATKVDLSGPRFRVWVDDEEYAGKALIVSTGAKAKMLGLESERRLLGRGVSTCATCDGFFYRDRPLVVVGGGDSALEEALFLTRFANKVTVVHRRDRLRASKVMQDRAFANPKLDFIWNSSVVDVLGDQTVRGLRLRNLADSTESEIPVAGMFVAIGHTPNTDLFAGQLELDEAGYIAVRAPSTATSVGGVFAAGDVVDHTYRQAVTAAGTGCAAAIDAERWLEAHGHDSGATTDNWD, encoded by the coding sequence ATGGCCACGTCCCGTACCAGAACCGCGGTGCTGATCGCGGGCTCCGGCCCCGCTGGTCTGACCGCTGCGCTCTATGCCGCCCGGGCCAACCTGCGGCCCATCGTCATCGAAGGTGCCGAGGCGGGCGGGCAGCTCATGCTGACCACCGAGGTGGAGAACTACCCTGGCTTCCCGACGGGGATCCTCGGCCCTGAGCTCATGGGCAAGATGCGAGAGCAGGCGGCCCGGTTCGGCGCCGAGTTCGTCACCGCCGATGCCACCAAGGTGGACCTGTCCGGCCCGCGCTTCCGCGTCTGGGTGGACGACGAGGAGTACGCCGGCAAGGCGCTCATCGTATCGACCGGCGCCAAGGCGAAGATGCTCGGGCTCGAGTCCGAGCGCCGGCTCCTGGGCCGCGGCGTGTCGACCTGTGCCACCTGCGACGGGTTCTTCTACCGGGACCGCCCGCTGGTGGTCGTTGGAGGGGGCGACTCCGCCCTCGAAGAGGCCCTCTTCCTGACCAGGTTCGCGAACAAGGTGACCGTCGTGCACCGCCGCGACCGGCTGCGCGCCTCCAAGGTCATGCAGGACCGCGCCTTCGCGAACCCGAAGCTGGACTTCATCTGGAACTCCAGCGTGGTCGACGTGCTCGGCGACCAGACCGTCAGAGGGCTGCGCCTGCGCAACCTGGCCGACAGCACCGAGTCCGAGATCCCGGTCGCCGGCATGTTCGTGGCCATCGGGCACACGCCCAACACCGACCTGTTCGCGGGCCAGCTCGAGCTGGACGAGGCCGGCTACATCGCCGTCCGGGCGCCGTCGACGGCGACCAGCGTGGGCGGGGTGTTCGCGGCCGGCGACGTGGTCGACCACACCTACCGGCAGGCGGTCACCGCCGCCGGCACGGGTTGCGCGGCCGC
- a CDS encoding NlpC/P60 family protein — protein MSAAPRETPARKITRLRDEAVRVQRTIDRMNAQVGRLVEDYNANREALDRTRAEQRATGQRLEVAQRQLEAAQLLLDQRARAIYVHGPAASLGQLLGAVEIHDALTQVRYQSGVMDADSEAIARVEQAKRVLNAVASDLARQRRAQEDLQSRLDRQRKEIEARLASQRSYLARVNRAVKRAVEEERRRQEELRRRALARRLAAERAARARAARARARAQGALSGRSAGWWADPGLGRHSSRTARRAVRHALAQLGKPYAWGATGPGSFDCSGLVMTAYGRAGLSLPRTSRSQWYTGPHVDLVDLAPGDLLFFADNTSDPSSIHHVGMYVGRGLMVEAPYTGASIRISSIGRSDYIGAVRPTG, from the coding sequence GTGAGCGCCGCGCCGCGCGAGACCCCGGCCCGCAAGATCACCCGACTCCGCGACGAGGCGGTCCGCGTCCAGCGGACCATCGACCGGATGAACGCTCAGGTCGGGCGGCTGGTCGAAGACTACAACGCCAACCGCGAGGCGCTCGACCGGACCCGGGCCGAGCAGCGCGCGACCGGGCAGCGCCTCGAGGTTGCCCAGCGCCAGCTCGAGGCGGCCCAGCTCCTCCTCGACCAGCGGGCCCGAGCCATCTACGTGCACGGGCCGGCGGCCTCGCTTGGCCAGCTGCTCGGCGCGGTCGAGATCCACGACGCGCTCACCCAGGTCAGGTACCAGTCCGGTGTGATGGACGCCGACAGCGAGGCGATCGCCCGGGTCGAGCAGGCCAAGCGAGTGCTCAACGCGGTCGCCAGCGACCTGGCCCGCCAGCGGCGTGCCCAGGAGGACCTGCAGTCCCGCCTGGACCGGCAGCGCAAGGAGATCGAGGCCCGCCTGGCCAGCCAGCGGAGCTACCTGGCGCGGGTCAACCGAGCCGTCAAGCGGGCCGTGGAGGAGGAGCGCCGGCGCCAGGAGGAGCTGCGCCGGCGCGCCCTCGCCCGCCGGCTCGCGGCCGAGCGGGCCGCCCGGGCCAGGGCGGCGAGGGCGCGGGCCAGGGCGCAGGGCGCGCTGTCGGGCCGGTCGGCCGGGTGGTGGGCCGACCCTGGGCTCGGACGGCACTCCTCCCGGACTGCGCGCCGTGCCGTGCGCCACGCGCTGGCCCAGCTCGGCAAGCCCTACGCCTGGGGTGCCACCGGGCCGGGAAGCTTCGACTGCTCCGGGCTGGTCATGACCGCGTACGGGCGCGCCGGGCTCTCGCTGCCCCGCACCAGCCGGTCCCAGTGGTACACGGGACCCCACGTCGACCTCGTCGACCTGGCACCGGGCGACCTGCTGTTCTTCGCCGACAACACCTCCGATCCGAGCAGCATCCACCACGTCGGCATGTACGTCGGCCGCGGCCTGATGGTCGAGGCCCCCTACACCGGCGCCAGCATCCGCATCAGCTCGATCGGCCGGTCGGACTACATCGGCGCCGTCCGCCCGACCGGCTGA